Proteins from a genomic interval of Sulfitobacter sp. D7:
- the cysG gene encoding siroheme synthase CysG, which yields MKSFPMFIRTTGRRVVIVGGGEQAAQKARLLLKTDAELVLVAPALDAELADLVDSGRAGQISELSPAVFEDAVMAFVGTGCPALDAAAHALAKAARCPVNVVDQPDLCDITTPAIVDRDPIVVAIGSEGTAPVLTREIKTKIERFLPQNIGGLAAFAGRLRPSVARNIPLAQRRAFWAWVFKGTPRRQWVRGAERDAARDIKAAIASGGTTGESIGQITLVGAGPGARDLLTLRAVERLQEADVIFYDRLVDAEVLELARRDAERVFVGKHVGAHRWPQDRINSMVVSEAKKGRRVVRLKSGDPGVFGRAAEEVEAAREAGIPIEIVPGVTAACAAAAGLTRSLTERGVANTLVLATGTGRAEDPLPDSIRLSGPGTTTALYMSVSQASRLSGLWMQQGMPPDCSVDICVEVTKQGQRYLEATVATMANVLREHRVTGSAILLVTWPSADGVTSAVPKYETGVSLQSETAANGGRTRGCPVAPSFRDRHVI from the coding sequence ATGAAATCTTTTCCAATGTTCATCCGTACCACGGGCCGCCGGGTCGTTATCGTCGGCGGCGGAGAGCAGGCGGCACAGAAGGCGCGATTGCTCCTGAAAACCGATGCTGAGCTGGTTCTGGTGGCCCCGGCGCTTGATGCGGAACTGGCTGATCTGGTGGACAGCGGGCGGGCAGGGCAGATCTCAGAGCTATCGCCGGCGGTGTTTGAGGACGCGGTCATGGCCTTTGTCGGCACCGGCTGCCCCGCGCTGGATGCGGCGGCGCATGCCCTCGCCAAGGCGGCACGCTGCCCGGTGAATGTGGTCGACCAGCCCGACCTTTGCGACATAACCACGCCCGCTATCGTGGACCGAGACCCCATCGTCGTGGCCATCGGGAGCGAAGGCACCGCACCTGTATTAACGCGCGAGATTAAGACCAAGATTGAGCGATTTTTGCCGCAGAACATTGGTGGCCTCGCTGCCTTTGCCGGGCGGCTCAGACCCAGTGTCGCGCGCAATATTCCCCTGGCGCAGCGCCGCGCCTTCTGGGCGTGGGTCTTCAAAGGGACCCCCCGCAGACAATGGGTGCGCGGCGCCGAACGCGACGCCGCGCGCGACATCAAAGCGGCCATTGCCAGCGGCGGCACCACCGGGGAGAGTATCGGCCAGATCACCTTGGTCGGCGCTGGCCCCGGCGCGCGCGACCTGTTGACCCTGCGCGCGGTCGAAAGGCTTCAGGAGGCGGATGTGATCTTTTACGACAGGTTGGTCGATGCAGAGGTTCTGGAACTGGCCCGCCGTGACGCTGAGCGCGTGTTCGTCGGCAAGCATGTCGGTGCCCATCGCTGGCCGCAGGATCGGATTAACAGCATGGTCGTCTCCGAGGCGAAGAAGGGGCGTCGCGTTGTGCGGTTGAAATCCGGAGATCCCGGGGTGTTTGGACGCGCTGCCGAGGAAGTTGAAGCTGCGCGTGAGGCCGGTATTCCAATCGAAATCGTGCCCGGTGTGACTGCCGCCTGTGCCGCCGCCGCCGGGCTTACTCGCAGCCTGACAGAGCGGGGTGTCGCCAATACTCTTGTGCTGGCGACAGGCACCGGCAGGGCGGAAGACCCATTGCCCGACAGCATCCGCCTGTCCGGTCCCGGCACCACCACCGCGCTTTATATGTCGGTGTCTCAGGCCAGCCGACTGTCCGGGCTGTGGATGCAACAAGGGATGCCGCCGGACTGCTCGGTGGATATTTGTGTTGAGGTAACCAAACAAGGCCAACGGTATTTGGAAGCGACTGTCGCTACGATGGCGAATGTTTTGCGGGAACACCGCGTGACAGGCAGTGCGATCCTCCTCGTCACGTGGCCATCGGCAGATGGAGTCACGTCAGCGGTGCCGAAATACGAAACGGGAGTGAGCCTTCAAAGTGAGACCGCGGCGAATGGCGGCAGAACACGAGGATGTCCCGTCGCCCCCTCCTTTCGTGACCGCCATGTCATCTGA